In Syntrophorhabdaceae bacterium, the genomic window TTCACGTCGATCTCTTCGATCTTGCCGATATCGTGGAGCAAACACCCGGCAAGGATAATATCGAGATCTCCCCTTAAGGCTTCAGCGGCCGTACGGGCCATTCGCGTCATGGACAGAGAATGTTCGAGAAGGCCTCCGACGTAGGTATGGTGCACGCCGATGGAAGCGGGGTAGAAGAAGAATTTTTCCAGCATCTCCTTCTTTTCATTTATCAGGGTAAAAAGTCCGCCTATGGCGCGATTCTTAAATTCTCCCGTAACCTTGAAATATTCTTCCTTTAAGGCATCACAATTGGTCTCACTTTCAGGGAAGAACTGGCGTATGAGCTCGAAAGGCAGTTCTTCGTCCACCCTCTTTATATCCGTTATATTGAGTTGCAGTTTTTCCTGATAGACCCTTGGTCTGCCCTTGACGTAGACGATGTCGTTTTTTTCGAAAAGACTGTTCAATTCATCGACCCTCTCCCAGACTTTTGCCTCTATAACGCCGCTTTTGTCCTTGAGATTCAGGCTGATGTATTTCGCGTTGGTTTTGGTTGTATAGGTCCCTTTTCTCGACACCACAAAATAGTCGTTGACCGTGGCCCCCTCTTCAGTGATGTCTCTGACGAATATCTTTTTATCCATGAGATGTTCCGTTGAAGTGCTGGTATCCCTTTCTCTTAAGTCTCACTTCCTTACCTTCCCGAAAGACTCGGACACCCCTGCCCCCCGTTACCTCTCCGATAATTGAAACCATGTGTCCCTTGTCTTTCAGTGCTTTCATGCGGGCGAGCTTTGTCGGCGAAAAGGTGAAGAGGAACTGATAATCTTCACCGCCTGTAAGGGCAAGCTCCTCCATGCCGTTTTTGCGGAGGAGTTGCGGGACGGGCACGCTTTCGAGGTGTATCCTTGCAGCCTTGTTGCTCTCCAGCATCATTCGTTCAAGATCGATGATAAGCCCGTCGCTTATATCCATCATGGCAACTGTTATATCATGTTTCATCAATTCCTTCCAGAAAGTGTAGGGCGAAACGGGGTCCATAAATCGTTTGATACACCGCGCAGCACCTTTCGTTTGTGCATCTTTTTCAACGAGCAGCTGCAGTCCGTAGGCTGCTTCGCCCAGATATCCCGTAACCCCAATCAGATCTCCGTCTCGCGCCTTGTCCCGTCCGAAATAGGCTCCGGCTACGAGCTTCCCCACCATGGAAATATCGATGAAGAACGTCTGCGATGACACCGTGTCACCGCCGAGGAGGTTCATATTCAACTGTTTTGATGCGTCCCTCATGCCCCTGTAGAGTCTTTCAATGTCCTGAGACCTGATCCCGGCGGGTAGGCCGATCGTGACAAGGAAATAGAGCGGCATAGCCCCCATGGAGAGGACATCAGATATATTCACCTGAACGGCCTTCTTTCCCACGTAATAGGGATTAAGGAAGGAGAACTCGAAGTGAACGTGCTCCACCATCGCGTCCTGGACAAGCACGTATTGACCGCCTCTCATTGCAATCACAGCACCGTCATCGCCAATGCCGCGTATGACCCGAGGGTCCCTCTTTTCAAACCTCTTCAATTTCTTGATGAGAGCATTTTCAGATATTTCCATTATGGGAAATCATATCAGGTTATTGCCACATTATGCAAACTCGACGCCCTTGCAGCTGTCGATTCCTTGATGAGGTCCTAGCAACCCCAAGGCTCAATTCTTGAGACGCAAGGTGTGAGGATACGGTGCGTGTTAAGCCCGATTTAAGTTTACTTGTGAACAAAAAAACCCACAATAAAAACCAGGGCCATCACCACACCGCATATAACATAGATATATAAGCCCCAGGAAGACTCGCCCACCATACCGAGAAAATATTTGCTGTTAAATATGAACCCCCAATAGAAGACGAACAGATAAGAGACGATCAACCCTAACTTGTGTCGACCGAGTAAGAGGCAGGCGGAAGTAGTCATAACCAGGAGCAAAACTTCCCAAAGGGGGACCGAAAAATCTTTGCCAGACAGAAATTGAAGGAGACCGATAATATATTCCATTTAGACCGCCAGGCTTTTTTTGCCTCTGTTTCTCATTATCCCACAGCTTTTGAAAATATCAAGTCTTTTGTAAGAAGCCTGTTTATCACGGAGGATGATAAGGAATGGCTAAAGAGAAGACCTTCCGAGCCCGACACAGCGGGAATTCTGTCTCAGCTCAAAGGTAACAGTGGCCCCAAAGAGAGAGGAAAGCCTCGGCCGGAATTTGCCCGTCGGTTAGTGGCAGGTGAACATTCGCCCTTACAGGAGAGTCACGCGCATTCCTGTCTCGGCAGACTCATAGGCCGCGTATATCACGTTGACACAATCTACCGCAAGATCGATACCGGAACGTGCTTCTCTTCCATCGCGGATCGCGGCCACAAAATCTTCAAGCTCCTGAGAGAAACCTCGAAACCAGTCCTCATCGCAACTCGGACGATTCCATCCAGCCCGGGTTTCGAGTTTTTCTGTGAAATATTCCCCGTCAAAAATCGACTCGTCCGGGGCATACGTCTCGATTGCATTGTTTGCAGTCATGTTCGCCTTGATCACACCGTCAGTCATAAAGGCTGTGACACGCGTGTTCAATCCGCCCAGCCCCACGTCGCTCACAGTAATGGTCCCTCGTGAGCCGTCCTCGAAACCGATGACTACGTTTGCCCAGTTCTCCACATCGACCGGGTCCGCACTGATCCATCGGTTGGCATCCGCCTTCCGCGCGCGTTGCGACGCTTCGCTATGGACCAGATCCGCCGTGTCGGCAAGCACCCAAACGGGCCTGATGCCTTTGCCCTGGCGCAGCTCACCCTCCCATTGTTTGAGGTGCAAGCACGCCCCGACCGAATGCACGCCCATACGCAGCAATGCTCCTCCCCCGGTTGATTTCCAGTCCCGGGAGAATATCGAGTTGGAGCCGGAGTGGTTCTCCTCAGCGCGAATTTCGAGGATTGATCCCCTGGAGGCTAAGATGAGTCGCCGCATTTTTTCGATGGGCGGCGCGTAAACCCAGTTCTCGGCGTAGCAGAACCTGACACCGGCTGAGCGCACGACTTGACGCACGGCATGAGCGTTGCTGCGCGCTCCCTCCCGCATGCGCGCACGCCGCACACAGGCTCCAATCGGTTCGGGATCACCCGAGATTCCGAAATATCCGGTCAGTGGTTTTTCCATAATGATGTGCTTGCCGGCTTGAGCGGCGCGGATAGCAAATTCGTGGTGCAACGCGGGCGGCACGCAGATGTCAATTACGTCGATATCATTCCGCGCAAGCAGTAAGCCATAGTCGTTTGTGACAAATGCAATCCGGGCCTCCCGCGCCAGGGCATCACCGCTTTCTTTTGTTCGTGAACAAACCCCGCGGATCTCAACGAGATCTCTGGGCATTTTGGCGTAATTCGCCACATGCATCCGCGCGCCGTAGCGCGCACCGACCATACCGATGCCGAGTGTGCTCATGTGCATTCTCCCTTAAGGTTTCTATGAGGAATCTGGAACCCGGGCGTTCTCACGCTATTACGTGTAGCACGTTCCATGAGACTTTCCGGATTGTATGACTTTCCCGCCCCCCAAGTCAAGCCTCCTCGGGGTACCCGCACAGCTGTGCTCGTGAAGGCCTTACGCCACGTAAACTCTTTATAAGAAAATGGCGGCTTGCCGCTATTTTCTGAATGATATCGATCCATTATGCGGATAGAATACCGCAGTCCACCTTTCGCAGAGCTTGGTGTCCGAGGTCTTTCTTTCTGCTTTGGTAGGTAAGCGGGTGGGTGAGTCAAACTGCGCCAACGGGCCAATATTCGGCTTGAAATCGCAGGAGATATGACGCAGAATACTTATAGAGGCAGGCAAGATCAAGCGGCTGAGAAACAGATAGGCTTCTCGTAATCTCATGGGAGAGCCCGTAACCTTTCGGGCGGTTTTCCAAATTTATGGGGGACGTATGAAGGCATTGAAAAAGATCATCTTCTGGTGTGCCCTTGTGTTCGTTGTGCTCACGCTCTTTGGCTTTTTCGCCGCTCCTCCCATCGCAAAATCCATACTCTTAAAGCAGCTTTCTGCGACTTTCCACAGGACCATATCTATTGAGAAGATTTATATCAACCCTCTTACCCTGACGTTCAGGCTTAAGGGTCTCACCGTTCAGGAAAAAGACAAAAGCGCCCCTTTTGTTTCTTTCGATATGCTGGAGACAAAGTTTGCCCCTTCGATCCTCAAAGGAACAGTCGCCCTTCGCAGTATAGTCCTCAAAAACCCCTATATCAGCGTTGTCCGCAACGAGGACAAATCCTATAATTTTTCAGACATCCTGGAGGGACTCGCCTCCAAGGAAAAGGTAGAGAATAAGCCCGCGAAACCATCGAAACCGTTTCTTTTTTCATTGAGTGACATTCATATTGAGAATGGCAGCGCGGATTTCACCGATAAACCGCTCAACAAGAAACATGAGGTGCGCGATTTGAACATCATCGTTCCCCGTCTGTCAAACCGGCCGCGGGACGTGAAAACTGACGTACACCCCACGATCTCGCTCACGATCAATGGCGCCCCTTATGTAATTGAGGGCACGACAAAACCGTTTATCGATTCGCGCGAAACACACTTCGATATTGATATCAAGGACATCGACCTCCCTTATTACCTTGCTTATCTCCCTGCAAAACTGCCGTACGCCATCCGCTCCGGTCTTCTCACCGTGAAAGTGGACCTTGTCTTTATAGAGTACCCTCAGGGCAGGGAGCCTTCCCTGGTGCTCACGGGTGATCTGGCCCTTACGAAACTTCTCGTAAACGACAGTCAAGGTGGTCCGCTCGTCAGCGTGCCTACGCTTACCGTTTCTCTGAACCCCGTGGAGCCTTTCGCGAAAAAGGTGCATCTCGGAAAGGTATCCGTTCAGTCAGCGCAAGTCACTGTAAAAAGGGACAGGAAGGGCGATCTCAATATCCTGCCCGCATCTCAGAAACAGGAAAAAAACGTGAGTGAGGCAGGCCGCGTAGTCAAAACAGATGCCCGGTCCGCCACCAAGGACCAGGCTTTACCTCTCGAATTACTCGTAGACCTCTTCGAGCTTACCGATGGAAAGGTGACCTTCAACGACCAGTCGCTCAAAAATCCCGTGGACATAGGCATCGACAAACTGACGGTCAGGGGCGAAGGACTGTCTCTCGCTAAGGATAGCAAAGGTAAGTTCTCCACCTCGTTGTTACTCAACAAGAAAGGTCAGATAAGCGTGGACGGAGCAGTGGGCTTGACTCCGCTTACTGTGGACGCCAAGCTGTCCGTCAAGAACATCGATATTCGTCCCTTTCAGCCATACTTCACGGATAAGGTCAAGATCGCTGTCACAAGCGGCGCTGTCAATACAAACGGCTCCCTTGCCCTGTCGCAGAAGGAGAAACAGGGGCTCACCAGCCATTTTGCGGGCGGGGCATCTGTTACCGGCTTTAAAGCGGTGGATAAAGAGACCGGCGCAGATATGTTCAGCATGGAATCGCTGTATCTGACCGGCATCGATTACAAGGACGAGTCCGCTTCTCTCACTATCAAGAGCGTGGCCCTCACCAATTTTGCCGCCCACATCGCTGTGAACCCTGACGGCACGTTGAACTTACAGGATGTATTTGTCAAACAGGATGGCAGCGGCGGGGCTTCCCCAGCCAAGCCCACCCAACAGCCGGCAAGTCCCAAGGGCTCCCCCGACACTAAAGAGAAACCAAAAGAACAACCCATGGCTGTAAAAATTGATACGGTAACCCTTCAGGGAGGTGCTGTTGATTTCAACGATCACACGGTAACACCCAATTTTTCGGGTCAACTTACCGAAATCGGGGGCAGGGTCTCGGGTCTGTCATCAAAGGTGGACACCTTAGCGGACATGGAACTAAGGGCGCTCTACGACCGCTTCGCCCCGCTCGAAATCACGGGAAAGATCAATCCTCTCCGTGACGATCTCTACGTAGACCTTAAGGCGTCCTTCAAGGACATGGAACTAAGTCCGGCCACACCATATTCGGGCAAGTATATCGGATACACCGTGGAGAAAGGCAAACTCTCATTCGATGTACAGTATCTCATCGAAAAAAGAAAGCTCGATTCGAAGAACACAATTTTCGTGGACCAGCTCACGTTAGGAAACAGGATTGAGAGTCCCGCCGCGACCAAGCTTCCCGTGAAGCTGGCCATAGCACTCCTAAAAGACAGACGAGGACAGATCAAGCTTGATATCCCCGTCACAGGGAGCCTCGATGATCCGCAATTCAGTGTGTGGAGAATCGTTCTCAAAGTCATCATGAACCTTCTCACCAAAGCGGCAACCGCGCCCTTTGCCCTCATCGGCTCTCTCTTCGGTGGCGGCGAGGACTTAGGATACGTGGAATTCGATCCCGGAAGCGCCACGCTTTCCGACGCCGGCCTCAAGAAGGTCAACGACCTGGCCAAGGCGTTGCAGGACAGACCTTCACTCAACCTCGATATCACCGGCCATGTGGATATAGAGCGTGACAGGGAAAGTCTCAAACAGTATCTCTTCCAAAAAAAGGTGAAGGCCCAGAAGCTCAAAGAACTCTTGAAAAAGAGCACCACTGATATCGCCGTTGACGACGTGAAAGTGGAGCCCAAGGAGTACGAAAAATACTTGAGACTTGCCTATAAGGCAGAGAAATTCCCCAAACCTCACGACATCATAGGCTTAGAGAAGACGATACCTGTGCCTGAGATGGAGAAGCTCATGCTGACCAATACGCCGGTAAAGGATGAAGACTTACGGGCACTGGCCATCGCTCGTGCAACCAAAGTCAAGGAGACGATTCTCAAGGCAGGTCAGATTGACGCGGGGAGACTATTCATCATAGAACCCAAATCCCTTGCGCCGGAGAAAAAGGAGAAGCTCAAAGACAGCCGCGTTGACTTTACTTTGAAATAACCGGGAACGCAGTAAAGAAACAGATTATCTTCCCGGAGGATGCCTCTCGCCCTCCGCCCCGCCGATCCGTATTCAATAAAGGAACATGGGCTTACCCAGCGTGTCGCGCACTTTCGGTCTGTACGTCTCAATATCATAGAGCGCCGTCACATCGACCCGTTTCTTTGCGGCTATGACCATTTCAAGAGGTACGGTTGTGTAGCTCGCCTGCTGGAGGGCCACCATACGTCCGCTGTGGCCCATGGTCACCTGGTCGAGCGCCAGACTCCCGTAAGAGACCGCAACCATACGGTCCAGCGAATCAGGCGTTCCCGAACGCATGATGTAGGCAAGTTGCTGGTATATGGTGTTCACGCCCGATCTTTCCTTGATCACCTGTGCGACCGCATACCCAATGCCGCCCAGTTTCTTGTGCCCGTAGGCGTCTTCCATACCTTCTTCCAGCGCCGATCCTCCAATTGGATGAGCGCCTTCGGAGATGGTCATGATCGCGTAGTTTGACGGATTCTCGGAGCGATCATGCACAAGAAAACTGATGAGCCTGTCCATATCAAAGGGGACCTCAGAGATGAGCGCCCGGTCAACATCGGCAAGGTATGCGGCAAAGAGTGATGTCTCCCCGGAGTTTCTGCCGAAAAGCTCCACCACGCAGATCCGCTCGTGCGAGCCCGCGGTGGTGCGCAGTGCATTGATTGTATCTACCGATCTGGTCACAGCCGTAGAAAAGCCGATACAAAAGTCCGTGCCGAAGACATCGTTATCCATTGTCTTGGGTATGGCAACGACCTGCACCCCTTCCTTGTGGAGTCGGCATGCATAGCTCAAGGTGTCGTCTCCCCCTATGGGAATGACCGCATCGATGGAAAGGGTATCGAGTACCCGTACGATGTGGCGTGTGCAGTCAACCTTCCCGTTCATACTGATTACACGATCCTGCTCGGAGATGAAGCCGGGCACCTCATTGGGGTCGGCGCTTCCCGGATTGGTCCGGGACGTGTGAAGGATAGTTCCTCCCGTACGGTCGATGGTCCGCACATTATCCGGATTGAGATGCATGGTAAATTTCTCGATGGTAACGCGGTCGTCGGGGTTGATGCACATAAGTCCCATCCAGCCCCTGCGGATCCCCATCACTTCAACATCGCTTGAATGGGCGCGTTCCACAACTGCCTTTATGGCCACATTCAATCCGGGCACATCACCGCCTCCGGTTAATATGGCGACTCTTTTCTTTCTGGACATCCTCCCCTCCTCTATTCCTTATGAATAGGCCTTTCGGCTCATAACTTACAGAGGTACGCTCCACATATATAGATAGCTATAGCCCCGACTAATCGTATTGTCAAGCAAGCTGATGCCTATTTCTCGCGGAGAGCGTCTCTGCGCCGCCAGATTGAAACTGCTTAAGGCCGAAAGGCGTGTATGGTGTGTGTTTGGAGGCAGGGTTGTTCGGAAAACTCCACCTGCAACGCTCTGCCGGACTCTGCGCTGCTCCATG contains:
- a CDS encoding DUF748 domain-containing protein; its protein translation is MKALKKIIFWCALVFVVLTLFGFFAAPPIAKSILLKQLSATFHRTISIEKIYINPLTLTFRLKGLTVQEKDKSAPFVSFDMLETKFAPSILKGTVALRSIVLKNPYISVVRNEDKSYNFSDILEGLASKEKVENKPAKPSKPFLFSLSDIHIENGSADFTDKPLNKKHEVRDLNIIVPRLSNRPRDVKTDVHPTISLTINGAPYVIEGTTKPFIDSRETHFDIDIKDIDLPYYLAYLPAKLPYAIRSGLLTVKVDLVFIEYPQGREPSLVLTGDLALTKLLVNDSQGGPLVSVPTLTVSLNPVEPFAKKVHLGKVSVQSAQVTVKRDRKGDLNILPASQKQEKNVSEAGRVVKTDARSATKDQALPLELLVDLFELTDGKVTFNDQSLKNPVDIGIDKLTVRGEGLSLAKDSKGKFSTSLLLNKKGQISVDGAVGLTPLTVDAKLSVKNIDIRPFQPYFTDKVKIAVTSGAVNTNGSLALSQKEKQGLTSHFAGGASVTGFKAVDKETGADMFSMESLYLTGIDYKDESASLTIKSVALTNFAAHIAVNPDGTLNLQDVFVKQDGSGGASPAKPTQQPASPKGSPDTKEKPKEQPMAVKIDTVTLQGGAVDFNDHTVTPNFSGQLTEIGGRVSGLSSKVDTLADMELRALYDRFAPLEITGKINPLRDDLYVDLKASFKDMELSPATPYSGKYIGYTVEKGKLSFDVQYLIEKRKLDSKNTIFVDQLTLGNRIESPAATKLPVKLAIALLKDRRGQIKLDIPVTGSLDDPQFSVWRIVLKVIMNLLTKAATAPFALIGSLFGGGEDLGYVEFDPGSATLSDAGLKKVNDLAKALQDRPSLNLDITGHVDIERDRESLKQYLFQKKVKAQKLKELLKKSTTDIAVDDVKVEPKEYEKYLRLAYKAEKFPKPHDIIGLEKTIPVPEMEKLMLTNTPVKDEDLRALAIARATKVKETILKAGQIDAGRLFIIEPKSLAPEKKEKLKDSRVDFTLK
- the thiL gene encoding thiamine-phosphate kinase, with product MEISENALIKKLKRFEKRDPRVIRGIGDDGAVIAMRGGQYVLVQDAMVEHVHFEFSFLNPYYVGKKAVQVNISDVLSMGAMPLYFLVTIGLPAGIRSQDIERLYRGMRDASKQLNMNLLGGDTVSSQTFFIDISMVGKLVAGAYFGRDKARDGDLIGVTGYLGEAAYGLQLLVEKDAQTKGAARCIKRFMDPVSPYTFWKELMKHDITVAMMDISDGLIIDLERMMLESNKAARIHLESVPVPQLLRKNGMEELALTGGEDYQFLFTFSPTKLARMKALKDKGHMVSIIGEVTGGRGVRVFREGKEVRLKRKGYQHFNGTSHG
- a CDS encoding Gfo/Idh/MocA family oxidoreductase, with product MSTLGIGMVGARYGARMHVANYAKMPRDLVEIRGVCSRTKESGDALAREARIAFVTNDYGLLLARNDIDVIDICVPPALHHEFAIRAAQAGKHIIMEKPLTGYFGISGDPEPIGACVRRARMREGARSNAHAVRQVVRSAGVRFCYAENWVYAPPIEKMRRLILASRGSILEIRAEENHSGSNSIFSRDWKSTGGGALLRMGVHSVGACLHLKQWEGELRQGKGIRPVWVLADTADLVHSEASQRARKADANRWISADPVDVENWANVVIGFEDGSRGTITVSDVGLGGLNTRVTAFMTDGVIKANMTANNAIETYAPDESIFDGEYFTEKLETRAGWNRPSCDEDWFRGFSQELEDFVAAIRDGREARSGIDLAVDCVNVIYAAYESAETGMRVTLL
- a CDS encoding ATP-dependent 6-phosphofructokinase, which gives rise to MSRKKRVAILTGGGDVPGLNVAIKAVVERAHSSDVEVMGIRRGWMGLMCINPDDRVTIEKFTMHLNPDNVRTIDRTGGTILHTSRTNPGSADPNEVPGFISEQDRVISMNGKVDCTRHIVRVLDTLSIDAVIPIGGDDTLSYACRLHKEGVQVVAIPKTMDNDVFGTDFCIGFSTAVTRSVDTINALRTTAGSHERICVVELFGRNSGETSLFAAYLADVDRALISEVPFDMDRLISFLVHDRSENPSNYAIMTISEGAHPIGGSALEEGMEDAYGHKKLGGIGYAVAQVIKERSGVNTIYQQLAYIMRSGTPDSLDRMVAVSYGSLALDQVTMGHSGRMVALQQASYTTVPLEMVIAAKKRVDVTALYDIETYRPKVRDTLGKPMFLY
- a CDS encoding HD domain-containing protein; this encodes MDKKIFVRDITEEGATVNDYFVVSRKGTYTTKTNAKYISLNLKDKSGVIEAKVWERVDELNSLFEKNDIVYVKGRPRVYQEKLQLNITDIKRVDEELPFELIRQFFPESETNCDALKEEYFKVTGEFKNRAIGGLFTLINEKKEMLEKFFFYPASIGVHHTYVGGLLEHSLSMTRMARTAAEALRGDLDIILAGCLLHDIGKIEEIDVKRGFRYTDRGRLMGHIALGVTILSDLIRETKDFPDHLADALYHIIVSHHGVEEWGSPKKPMFIEALVVHYLDNLDAKVMGVKEHMKENMEDERWTEYHRLYESRFYKIPEE